The Pseudomonas viciae genomic interval CCTCAGACATTGGCCAGGGCACGACGTTGCGCCGCGCGCCGACGCCAGATCCGCACCAGTGGCATGAACAGCATGATCGCCGTCAGGATCCAGCAACCGAAGGTGATCGGGCTCGACCAGAGGATCTCCAGCGCACCGTTGGAAATCGACAGCGCCCGACGCAGGTTTTGCTCCATCAGCCCGCCGAGGATGAAACCCAGCAGGACCGGTGACAACGGGAAGTCCAGCTTGCGCAGGATGTAACCGAAGATACCGATGCCGATCATCAGGAACAGGTCGAACGTAGTGGCATGCACCGCGTAGACGCCGATCCCGGTGATGATCGCGATGACCGGGACCAATGCCCAGTTCGGCACGGCCAGGATGCGGGTGAAGATGCGGATCATCGGGATGTTGAGGATCACCAGCATGATGTTGGCGACGAACAACGACGCGATCAGGCCCCAGACGATATCCGGCTGTTGCTGGAACAGCAGGGGACCGGGGGTGATGTTGTACAGCGACAGGGCGCCGATCATCACCGCCGTGGTGCCCGAGCCGGGCACGCCGAGGGTCAGCATCGGTACCAGCGCACCGCAGGCCGCGCCACCAATGGCGGTTTCCGGAGCGGCGAGGCCGCGCTTGTCGCCCTGGCCGAACGTGCCACTGGTGCCGGCGATGCGTTTTTCAGTCATGTAGGCCACGGCACTGGCCAGGGTCGCGCCCGCGCCAGGCAATACGCCCATGATGAAACCGAGCACGCCGCAGCGGATGTTCACCCAGAACACCGAGGCCGCTTCCTTGACGTTGAACATCATCCGCCCGGTAGCTTCCACCGCTTCCTGGCCGCGATGGGTTTTCTCCAGCAGCAACAGGATTTCACTGATGGAGAACAAGCCCAACACCAGCACGACGAACTGAATTCCGTCGGTCAGGTGGATGTTGTCACCGGTGAAGCGGTAGACGCCGCTGTTGGCATCGATCCCGACACTGGACAGGAACAGGCCGATCAGCGCCGCGATGAAGGTCTTGAGCGGTCGGTCGCCGGCCATGCCGCCGAGGCAGACAATGGCGAACACCATCAGGACGAAGTATTCCGCCGGCCCGAACGCAATCGCCCATTTGGCCAGCAGCGGTGCGAACAACACCATGCCGCAGGTGGCGATGAACGCGCCGATGAACGAACTCCACGCTGACAGCGACAACGCCACCCCGGCCAGACCCTGACGCGCCATCGGGTAGCCGTCGAGGGTGGTCATTACGGTGGAGGCTTCACCGGGGATGTTGAGCAGGATCGAGCTGATACGTCCACCGTATTCGCACCCCAGGTACACCGCCGCCAACAGGATTAGCGCCGATTCCGGCGGCAGCCCCAGCGCGAAGGCGATCGGGATCAGCAGCGCCACGCCGTTGATCGGGCCCAGGCCCGGCAGCAGGCCGACCACGGTGCCGATCAGGGTGCCGGTCAGTGCGGTGACGAGGTTGTAGGGGGTCAGTGCAACGCCAAAACCCTGGCCGAGATAATTCAGGGTATCCATATCAATTCTCCAGGACGTCGAGCAGGCCCAGGGGCAGCGGCACGTCCATCAGCTTGTCGAACAACAGGTAGAGACCGATGGCCATCAGGCTGATGATCACCACGCTCGGCACCCAGCGGCCGCCGTACAGGCGGGCCATCGGCACGCCGATCAGGATGCTGGCGACGATGAAGCCCAGGGGTTCGAAGGTCCCGGCGAAGACCAGCAACAGCACTACGCAAATGCCGATCTTCTGCAGGGTTTCGCGGTCCAGTTGCGGGTCGTCGTCGCTGTGCACGACGGGCGTAGGGCGAAACAGCATGTACAGCAGCGCCAGGCCCATCAGTCCCAGGATCAATAATGGAAAGGCGCGCGGGCCGACCGGTTCATAGGAAAAGGCAGCCTGATACGGCCAGGCCATCAGCGCCAGGCCGATACAAACCAGCAGCAGCACCGCGGCAAAAATACGTTGGATGGTGAGCATGACTAACTCCTGGGCGGCGCTGACAGTACCAGCGCCGCCGCGAGAACAGAGACGGTTACTGGATCAGGCCGAACTCTTTGGCCAGCACCTTGTAATCAGCCACTTGCTTCTTCACGTAGGTGTCCAGTTCCGGGCCGGTCATGGCGAACGGGAACAGCTCGCGCTGGTCACGCAGCTTGGCGAACTCTTCGGAAGCCAGCAGCTTGTCGAAAGCGTCTTTCCACCAGGCATAGTCTTCGTCGCTGACCTTTGGCCCGAGGTAGAAGCCGCGAACCACCGGCCAGACGATGTCGTAGCCTTGTTCCTTGGCGGTCGGAATGTCTTTCATTTCCGGCTCGTCGATGCGCTTCTCGGCAAACACGGCCAGCAGGCGCATGTCACCGCTCTGGATGTGGGGCATGGAGTCGGAGATATCGGTACTGCCCACCTGGATGTGGCCGCCCAGCAGCGCGGTGGCAATTTCACCGCCGCCTTCGAGGGCGACGTAACGCAGGTCGCGCGGGTTGATGCCGGCGGCCTTGGCGATGAGTGCGGTCTGCATCCAGTCCTGGCTGCCCACGGTGCCGCCCGAACCGATCACCACCGAGCCTGGATCTTTCTTCAGGGCCTGGACCAGATCGTCGAGATTCTTGTAGGGCGAGTCGCTTTTCACGGCGATAGCACCATAACTGGTGCCAACGGCTGCCAGCCAGCGCACGGCGCTTTCGTCAAAACGACCGAACTTGCCCTGGGCCAGGTTCAATAGCGAGCCGCTGGACCAGGCCACCAGTGTGCCGGCGTCGGCCGGGCGCTGGGCGACCACTGCGTTGTAGGCCACCGCGCCGACACCGCCCGGCATGTAGGTGACGCGCATTGGCTTGGTCAGCAGCTTTTGGTTGACCAGTGCGCTTTGCGCCAGCTTGCAGGTCAGGTCGAAGCCGCCGCCAGGGGAGGCCGGTGCGATGCATTCAGGGCGCTTCGGTTCGGCGAGCAACTGCCCGGCGAACATCAGGCATCCGGCGGCCAAGGCTACTTTACGCAGTGATAGGTTCATTGTTGTCTCCACAGGAATTGTTGTTGTGCGTGGTGAAAAATTGTCGTTGACGGATCCCCGCCCAAGTCATCGTTGATGGGGCGCGCAGGTCGTTACCGGAATTGAATGCGGGGCGACATCGCTCAAGGCGGTCTGGTTGAAGCGAGAAGGGCGAGCAGGCGCTGGGGCCTGGAGCTGCATGGACAGCATGGTGAATACTCCGCTTTTATTTTTCTTATTAGGACGAAAACGCTTCGTGGCATTTTTCATTCGCGATCGGGCGTCGCGGCGGGCAGTCGAAACTATCCGTAAAGGGACTCTAATGGCTCAACCTTTCGCTAACCTTTCAGAAGCTTTCAGAATGTTTTTTGCCTTCACAGCTGCCCATGCGGCTGTAAACTCCGCGCCAAAGAATGGCGTCGACCATCCCTGAATCGAGGAAAAATCCATGCGTGTTCTGCTCGTCGAAGACCATCTGCAGCTCGCCGAAAGTGTAGCTCAGGCGCTCAAGAGCACCGGTTTGACCGTTGATGTGTTGCACGACGGGGTGGCGGCTGACCTGGCCTTGAGCAGTGAGGAGTACGCCGTGGCGATCCTCGATGTGGGGCTGCCGCGCATGGATGGCTTCGAGGTGCTGGCGCGTTTGCGGTCCCGGGGCAAGACCCTGCCGGTGTTGATGCTGACCGCGCGCAGTGACGTCAAGGACCGGGTCCATGGCCTGAACCTGGGAGCCGACGATTACTTGGCCAAGCCATTCGAGCTCACGGAGCTTGAAGCGCGGGTCAAGGCGTTACTGCGTCGCAGCGTCTTGGGGGGCGAGCGCCAGCAGCGCTGTGGTGGGCTGGTCTATGACCTGGATACCCGCCGTTTCACCCTCGACGACGAACTGCTGACCCTGACGTCACGTGAGCAGGCCGTGCTGGAGGCGTTGATCGCCCGGCCAGGGCGGGTGATGAGCAAGGAGCAGGTGGCGGCCCAGGTGTTCGGCCTGGACGAAGAAGCCAGCCCCGATGCCATCGAAATCTACATCCACCGCTTGCGCAAGAAGCTCGACGGCCATGCCGTGGCCATCGTGACGTTCCGCGGCCTGGGCTACCTGCTGGAAAACCGTGATGCATAAGCCCGACAGCCTGCGCTGGCGGCTGCTCAGGAACCTGGCGCTGTTGTTGGTGGTGCTGATGCTCGCCAGCGGCTTGAGCGCCTATTGGAACGGTCGCGAGGCTGCGGATACCGCCTACGATCGAACCCTGCTGGCCTCGGCCCGGACCATCGCCGCCGGCCTTTCGCAGCGCGACGGCAGCCTCAGCGCCGATGTGCCTTACGTGGCCCTGGACACGTTTGCCTATGACAGCGCCGGACGCATCTATTACCAGGTCAATGACATCAATAAGAAGCTGATTTCCGGCTACGAAAATCTTCCTGGCCCGCCGCCTGGCACGCCGCGCACGGACGATTACCCAGCCCTGGCACGCTTCTACAACGCCAGTTATCAGGGCCAGAACGTGCGGGTGGTGAGCCTGCTCAAGGCGGTGAGCGAGCCGAACATGAACGGCATGGCGGAAATTCGTGTGGCGGAAACTGAAGAGGCGCGGGTCAGCATGGCGCGCAGCCTCATGGCCGACACGCTGTTGCGCCTGGGCATGCTGGCCGTGGGCGCGCTGTTGCTGGTGTGGTTTGCGGTCAGTGCCGCGCTGCGCCCGCTGGAACGCCTGCGTACGGCGGTGGAGGAGCGCCAGCCGGACGATCTACGGCCATTGCCGCTGGTGGAAGTCCAGCATGAACTCTGGCCCCTGGTGCGCGCCCTCAACCATTTCACTGAGCGTTTGCGCGGGCAATTTGAGCGCCAGGCGCAATTCATTGCCGATGCCGCCCATGAACTGCGCACGCCCCTGGCTGCGCTCAAGGCGCGTCTTGAACTTGGCTTGCGCGCCAGTGAGCCGGCGACCTGGCGTGAGACCCTGGAAACCGCGGCACAGGGGACCGATCGGCTGACCCACCTGGCCAACCAGTTGCTGTCCCTGGCGCGCGTGGAAAACGGCGCCCGGGCCATCGCCGAGGGCGGCGCGCAACTGCTTGATCTCAGCCAACTGGCCCGTGAGCTGGGCATGGCCATGGCCCCGCTGGCCCATGCCCGAGGTGTGGCACTGGCTCTGGAGGCCGACGAGCCGGTATGGCTGCGGGGCGAGCCGACTTTGCTGAATGAGCTGTTGAGCAATCTGGTGGACAACGCCCTGGCCCATACACCGCCGGGTGGCAACGTGATCCTGCGGGTCATGGCGCCAGCGGTGCTGGAAGTCGAGGATGACGGGCCAGGCATCCCTCTGCATGAACGGGATCGGGTGTTCGAACGCTTTTACCGACGCAACCAGCAAGTGGCTGGTTCAGGCCTCGGGTTGGCGATCGTCGGTGAAATCTGCCGCGCCCACCTGGCGCAGATCACCTTGCATGATGGGCAGGAAAGTGGGTTGAAGGTGCGGGTGAGTTTTATCGCAGGTTCAGAGTGATCCAGAGTCGAATCTGAGGATAGATGGGCAATGCAGAACCCTGTGGCGAGGGAGCAAGCTCCCTCGCCACAGAAGCGTTTTGCGACTTCAAGTCGTTCTAGTAAAACATCGTCCGCGCTTCTTCGATATCCGCGCAGCGACCCTTGTTGTCCGGATCGATTCCCAGCTTCTTGAAGGCCGGCACCGCGAATACATCAATTTTGCTGAGGGGATGGTCGGTGTCCTTGTAGCAATACAGCGCTGCGACCTGCACCAGGTCGACATAATCGATTTGCTTCGAATCCCGGTCGAAATCCAGATACTGCCCCGGCAGCTTCACCAACCGCTCTGGAAACTCCCAGACGCTGAGCAGCTTGTCTCCCAGCACGGGGTGAATGGTTTCGATGACATGATTGAGGCTGACCGGGTCCGAGAGCAATTCATTGTTGTCTTGTGCATACGTCAGGATCGGCAGTACGCCGATCTGGTGCACCAGTCCGCCGAGTGCAGCCTGGTCGGGCTTGAGTTGCGTATAACCACGACACAACGCATAGCTGACGCCGGCGATCTCCAGG includes:
- a CDS encoding tripartite tricarboxylate transporter permease, coding for MDTLNYLGQGFGVALTPYNLVTALTGTLIGTVVGLLPGLGPINGVALLIPIAFALGLPPESALILLAAVYLGCEYGGRISSILLNIPGEASTVMTTLDGYPMARQGLAGVALSLSAWSSFIGAFIATCGMVLFAPLLAKWAIAFGPAEYFVLMVFAIVCLGGMAGDRPLKTFIAALIGLFLSSVGIDANSGVYRFTGDNIHLTDGIQFVVLVLGLFSISEILLLLEKTHRGQEAVEATGRMMFNVKEAASVFWVNIRCGVLGFIMGVLPGAGATLASAVAYMTEKRIAGTSGTFGQGDKRGLAAPETAIGGAACGALVPMLTLGVPGSGTTAVMIGALSLYNITPGPLLFQQQPDIVWGLIASLFVANIMLVILNIPMIRIFTRILAVPNWALVPVIAIITGIGVYAVHATTFDLFLMIGIGIFGYILRKLDFPLSPVLLGFILGGLMEQNLRRALSISNGALEILWSSPITFGCWILTAIMLFMPLVRIWRRRAAQRRALANV
- a CDS encoding tripartite tricarboxylate transporter TctB family protein; protein product: MLTIQRIFAAVLLLVCIGLALMAWPYQAAFSYEPVGPRAFPLLILGLMGLALLYMLFRPTPVVHSDDDPQLDRETLQKIGICVVLLLVFAGTFEPLGFIVASILIGVPMARLYGGRWVPSVVIISLMAIGLYLLFDKLMDVPLPLGLLDVLEN
- a CDS encoding Bug family tripartite tricarboxylate transporter substrate binding protein; translated protein: MNLSLRKVALAAGCLMFAGQLLAEPKRPECIAPASPGGGFDLTCKLAQSALVNQKLLTKPMRVTYMPGGVGAVAYNAVVAQRPADAGTLVAWSSGSLLNLAQGKFGRFDESAVRWLAAVGTSYGAIAVKSDSPYKNLDDLVQALKKDPGSVVIGSGGTVGSQDWMQTALIAKAAGINPRDLRYVALEGGGEIATALLGGHIQVGSTDISDSMPHIQSGDMRLLAVFAEKRIDEPEMKDIPTAKEQGYDIVWPVVRGFYLGPKVSDEDYAWWKDAFDKLLASEEFAKLRDQRELFPFAMTGPELDTYVKKQVADYKVLAKEFGLIQ
- a CDS encoding response regulator, which produces MRVLLVEDHLQLAESVAQALKSTGLTVDVLHDGVAADLALSSEEYAVAILDVGLPRMDGFEVLARLRSRGKTLPVLMLTARSDVKDRVHGLNLGADDYLAKPFELTELEARVKALLRRSVLGGERQQRCGGLVYDLDTRRFTLDDELLTLTSREQAVLEALIARPGRVMSKEQVAAQVFGLDEEASPDAIEIYIHRLRKKLDGHAVAIVTFRGLGYLLENRDA
- a CDS encoding sensor histidine kinase, which codes for MHKPDSLRWRLLRNLALLLVVLMLASGLSAYWNGREAADTAYDRTLLASARTIAAGLSQRDGSLSADVPYVALDTFAYDSAGRIYYQVNDINKKLISGYENLPGPPPGTPRTDDYPALARFYNASYQGQNVRVVSLLKAVSEPNMNGMAEIRVAETEEARVSMARSLMADTLLRLGMLAVGALLLVWFAVSAALRPLERLRTAVEERQPDDLRPLPLVEVQHELWPLVRALNHFTERLRGQFERQAQFIADAAHELRTPLAALKARLELGLRASEPATWRETLETAAQGTDRLTHLANQLLSLARVENGARAIAEGGAQLLDLSQLARELGMAMAPLAHARGVALALEADEPVWLRGEPTLLNELLSNLVDNALAHTPPGGNVILRVMAPAVLEVEDDGPGIPLHERDRVFERFYRRNQQVAGSGLGLAIVGEICRAHLAQITLHDGQESGLKVRVSFIAGSE
- a CDS encoding HDOD domain-containing protein → MSDLADKVQRDLVQAIDNDDLVLPTLPEVALQIRRAAEDPEISVSNLSKVIGRDTALSARLIKVVNSPLLRATQEVTDLHTAITRLGVNYSSNLAIGLVMEQIFHARSEVVEQKMREVWRKSLEIAGVSYALCRGYTQLKPDQAALGGLVHQIGVLPILTYAQDNNELLSDPVSLNHVIETIHPVLGDKLLSVWEFPERLVKLPGQYLDFDRDSKQIDYVDLVQVAALYCYKDTDHPLSKIDVFAVPAFKKLGIDPDNKGRCADIEEARTMFY